The following nucleotide sequence is from Thermodesulfovibrionales bacterium.
TCCTCTGGAGAGAGGATCGCTCCGCCGGGCCTTCCGTAGAAATGGACTTCCGATCTGCCGTTTATCGAGAGCCTCACGTCCTCGACCATCTGTCCGGCGTTCAGCTCGATCGTAAGGAATCTCCTCTTATCACCTGCTAGGGCACCGAGCTCCCTTTCGGGAAAGGGGAAGAGGGTTA
It contains:
- a CDS encoding 3-methyl-2-oxobutanoate dehydrogenase subunit beta, whose protein sequence is TLFPFPERELGALAGDKRRFLTIELNAGQMVEDVRLSINGRSEVHFYGRPGGAILSPEEVQEKIQELYG